CACACATTCCTACTCATTTGCCTTCTTTATGAGCACCATCAATAATAGTTTTTAATAAACGAAGAATTGATGGGTTGTATGGTTGGTACAGATATGAAACAAATTGACTCATTCGATCAGCAGCCATGGTATATTGAATTAAATCATTAGTTCCAATTGAGAAGAAATCAGCATGTTTAGCAAATTGGTCTGCTAAAACAGCGGCCGCAGGAACTTCCATCATCATTCCAATTTCGACATTATCGGCAACTTTATGTCCCTCTTTTAATAAATTAGCTTTTTCTTCTAAGGTAATTGCTTTTGCCTTTTTAAATTCATCAATAGTGGCAATCATTGGGAACATAATTCCTAATTTTCCAAAGGCACTTGCTCTTAATAACGCTCTTAACTGAGTACGGAAAACATCTTCGCGATCTAAACATAAACGAATGGCACGGTACCCTAAGAACGGATTCATTTCTTCGGGGAATTCAAAATATGATAATTTTTTGTCTCCCCCAATATCTAATGTTCTAATAATAACCGGGCGTCCTTGCATCCCTTCTAAGGCTGCTTTATATGCAACAAATTGTTCATCTTCAGTTGGGAAGTGATCATTATCCATGTATAAAAATTCACTTCGGAATAAACCTACTCCTTCTCCACCATTGTCTAATACTCCTTGAACATCTTTTGGGGAACCAATATTTCCTTCTAAGGTAAAGCCTTTAAAACCATCTTTAGAAACTGTTGGTTTATCTTTAAAAGTTAATAGTTCTTGTTGTTTTTTAATGAAAGCAGCTTTTTTATCAGTTCATTCTTTAATTTCATTAGGTTCTGGTTTTAGAATAACTTCCCCAGTTGTTCCATCAATAATAATGTCATCACCATGGTGAGCTAAGGTTGTAATATTTTTTAGTCCTAATACAGCCGGAATTTCTAAACTACGGGCCATAATCGCAGCGTGACTAGTTCGCCCCCCCATATCACAAGCAAATCCTTTCGCATATTGCGGATCCAATTGGGCTGTTTGTGATGGCGTTAAGTCATTAGCAACTATAATAACTTCTTCATTAATAGTTGCTAAATCCAACACTGGCACATCTAAAATATATTTAACTAACCGATCAGTAACATCTTTAATATCACTAGCTCTTTCTTTAAAATAGGGATCATCCATTTCCGAAAACATCGCAATATATTTTTTAGCCACATTATCAATGGCATAAGCAGCATTTAATTTTTCATTATTAATTATTCCTTTGGCTTCATCTAACATTACTGGGTCTTGTAAGATTTGACCATGTGCTTCAAAAATTGCCGCTTTTTCAGCCCCTAATTTTTCTAAGGCAATTTTTTGTAATTTTTCAATATCCCCTTTTGCTTTGATAATCGCTTGGTCCAATAATTTGATTTCATCATCAACATTGTCAATTGTTGTCTTTTCAATATTCAATCGTGGTTCTTCTAATTTAAAAACTTTTGCAATCGCAATTCCATTACTAGAACCAATTCCTTTAATTTTATTTGACATCTTTATATCTCCTTTTTCTATCTATCCAAACTATTTTAATTATATACCAATTAAAATATTGTGATAAGATAAAACAAAAAAATATTAGATAATTAGTTATCTAATATATTCTTCATCATCTTCAAATTTTAATGATTTATCTATTAAATCTAAATCTTCTTTAAAAATTTTCATTTTTTCATTAATAAACTCACTATTTTCTTCACAGAATTGCTGAATTAATTTATTAATTTCTTCCATAACTTGGAGAAGGTCTTGCGCAATATTCCGATTAATTACTTGCGGGTTAAAATTTTCAAGATAGTGATTAGCGACTATTTCAAAGTGTATTCTTAAATTAGCTAGCAGTAAATTTCTTTTTTCAAAACACATTGCTGCATACTCAACAAACAAAGTTGAAAAAGACAAAAAGTTATTTGCTAAATTAGTTTTTAAATAATTTTTTAATGTTGCAAACCTAGTATTAAAAAATTCTTTATACTTTACAACTAAACTATTGTCACTAAGCTGTTTATTATTAGATAATGCTTTTGCAAAATCAAGAAACTTTCTTTTAATTGGCCCCTGAATTAAATTTAATTTTGTTCCAATGACTGGTAAGATTTTAATTTTAATTAAATTTTTAATCTCTTCTAATTCAAAAATACCTAAAAAACTATTTTCACTTAATAATTCCTGAAATTGTTGTTCAGATTCGTTTTGGCCCATCAATTGTTCATTAGTTTCAAATGTGAATAAAAATGGCACCCCATCAGATTTTGTGAATTCAACAATGTCTTCCTTAAAATTTAAAAAGCAATTATTTATATAATAATTAAAACAAAAATTTAAAAAGTAAAGAGAAAAATCATCGACTTTTTCTCGGTTTCTAATAAAATAGTCTTGAAAAAAATCATTATATTTTGTTTTAAATTGTTCTTCGGTTGTCGCTGAATCTAAGCGACCAAAAATATGTCCTGGCATATGGTTTTTTCCTTTCGTTGTTAGTTAAAAATAAAAAAACCTAAAAAATAATTTAATATTTTTTAGGTACTTTTCGTACTCGTTTTTTATTTTTCAATAGGATTATAACATATTTTTATTTAAATTTTGTTAAATAAAAAACTATATTGCTAACAATATAGTTTTTTCATTTTAAAATTACTTGAAAATTATACGGGTTTTTTTAATTAAAAGAATGTTTTTCAATAATAC
The sequence above is drawn from the Spiroplasma eriocheiris genome and encodes:
- the ptsP gene encoding phosphoenolpyruvate--protein phosphotransferase — encoded protein: MSNKIKGIGSSNGIAIAKVFKLEEPRLNIEKTTIDNVDDEIKLLDQAIIKAKGDIEKLQKIALEKLGAEKAAIFEAHGQILQDPVMLDEAKGIINNEKLNAAYAIDNVAKKYIAMFSEMDDPYFKERASDIKDVTDRLVKYILDVPVLDLATINEEVIIVANDLTPSQTAQLDPQYAKGFACDMGGRTSHAAIMARSLEIPAVLGLKNITTLAHHGDDIIIDGTTGEVILKPEPNEIKEWTDKKAAFIKKQQELLTFKDKPTVSKDGFKGFTLEGNIGSPKDVQGVLDNGGEGVGLFRSEFLYMDNDHFPTEDEQFVAYKAALEGMQGRPVIIRTLDIGGDKKLSYFEFPEEMNPFLGYRAIRLCLDREDVFRTQLRALLRASAFGKLGIMFPMIATIDEFKKAKAITLEEKANLLKEGHKVADNVEIGMMMEVPAAAVLADQFAKHADFFSIGTNDLIQYTMAADRMSQFVSYLYQPYNPSILRLLKTIIDGAHKEGKWVGMCGEMAGEPLAIPILMGMKLDYFSMSATSILRARSIISKLDTNEMAKLAETVLSCETSEEVINLVEKATGDVLK